A part of Bacteroidales bacterium genomic DNA contains:
- a CDS encoding response regulator transcription factor: MNTGNIKILLVDDEADILEFLSYNLKREGFQTFTANNGKKGLELAKKILPQLIILDVMMPEMDGIEACGEIRLIPELKNSLIVFLTARAEDYSQIAGFNAGADDYITKPIKPKLFISKIYSILRRYSDKNNPNETNRISSFNAFTIDEERYLVIKEEQEINLPKKEFELLLLLTSKPNKVFAREEIFAKVWGNQVIVGDRTIDVHMRKIREKIGVDCIKTVKGVGYKFNDLK; this comes from the coding sequence ATGAATACAGGTAACATAAAGATATTATTAGTTGATGATGAGGCTGATATTCTTGAATTTCTAAGTTACAATCTCAAACGCGAGGGTTTTCAAACCTTTACTGCAAATAATGGAAAAAAGGGACTTGAATTAGCCAAGAAAATATTGCCTCAGCTTATAATTCTAGACGTGATGATGCCCGAAATGGATGGTATAGAAGCCTGTGGAGAAATAAGGTTAATTCCTGAATTAAAAAACAGCCTGATTGTTTTTCTTACTGCGCGCGCCGAAGATTACTCACAAATAGCCGGTTTTAATGCAGGCGCAGATGATTATATTACTAAACCTATTAAACCAAAGTTATTTATAAGTAAAATATATTCTATTTTAAGACGGTATTCTGACAAAAACAATCCTAACGAAACAAATCGCATTTCTAGTTTTAACGCTTTTACAATAGACGAAGAACGTTATTTAGTTATAAAAGAAGAGCAAGAAATTAATTTACCTAAAAAAGAATTCGAGCTGCTCCTATTGTTGACATCCAAACCTAATAAGGTATTTGCTCGTGAAGAAATATTCGCTAAAGTATGGGGAAATCAGGTAATAGTGGGCGATCGCACCATTGATGTTCATATGCGTAAGATTAGAGAAAAAATTGGGGTTGATTGCATTAAAACCGTAAAAGGAGTTGGTTACAAATTTAACGACTTAAAATAG
- a CDS encoding universal stress protein — MKDIIVAMDFSRGAMRALDYAIKIANNTQSDILLVWVDSQSTKEISAGLCKNELRRDAKIELQRIVKERMNLLKGGKFKIKLRKGKVYQELASQAKTSDSELIIVGTHGISGYEEFWIGSNAFKIISYAACPVISIRYNYNVRKPIERIIVPIDNSIDSIKKIPMAAKMAKAFGAEIHLLSVYTTTLVSLKKKVDRVVMESGKYLSKESVPFVIDVVQSNNLPVTVVDYAEKVKGDMIVIMTDQEKANLSILMGDYSQKIINLSSIPILSVKPESLFN, encoded by the coding sequence ATGAAAGATATTATAGTTGCTATGGATTTTTCAAGAGGTGCAATGCGCGCCTTAGATTATGCTATAAAAATAGCCAATAATACTCAATCTGATATTTTACTCGTTTGGGTCGATTCTCAGAGCACCAAAGAAATTTCTGCCGGTTTATGTAAGAATGAGCTTCGCCGAGATGCTAAAATTGAGCTTCAGAGAATTGTGAAAGAAAGGATGAATCTGCTAAAAGGAGGTAAGTTTAAAATAAAATTACGTAAGGGTAAGGTTTATCAAGAGCTGGCTTCACAGGCTAAAACATCTGATTCTGAATTAATAATAGTGGGAACGCATGGGATATCCGGTTACGAAGAGTTTTGGATTGGAAGTAATGCATTTAAAATTATTTCTTATGCTGCTTGTCCTGTAATTAGTATTCGTTATAATTATAATGTTAGAAAACCAATTGAAAGAATAATTGTCCCTATCGATAATTCCATAGACTCCATTAAAAAAATTCCAATGGCTGCTAAAATGGCCAAAGCTTTTGGAGCAGAAATTCACTTATTATCAGTTTATACCACGACATTAGTTTCTTTGAAAAAGAAAGTTGATAGAGTTGTTATGGAATCCGGAAAATATTTAAGCAAAGAAAGCGTTCCTTTTGTAATTGATGTTGTGCAATCAAATAATTTGCCGGTTACTGTAGTTGATTATGCTGAAAAAGTTAAGGGAGATATGATAGTGATTATGACAGATCAGGAAAAAGCTAACTTAAGTATCTTGATGGGAGATTATAGTCAGAAGATAATAAATTTATCTTCAATACCAATTTTAAGCGTTAAACCAGAAAGTTTATTTAATTAA
- a CDS encoding SPOR domain-containing protein codes for MQKTKYVLFTICVVLQLSVSAQTESLKDIFPPLSKEQRLDSLIMLHKELNAINSSIPGYRIQIYFESGNYSKSKAVEVKKAFESDYLGYSAYISFNEPYYRVRVGDFRTKIEAVGFLKKILRKYPNAFEVKDMISFGNFESVTKF; via the coding sequence ATGCAAAAAACTAAATACGTTTTATTTACTATTTGTGTAGTTCTTCAGCTATCTGTAAGTGCTCAAACAGAATCTCTTAAAGATATATTCCCTCCTCTGAGTAAGGAGCAGCGTTTAGATTCACTTATAATGTTACATAAGGAGTTGAATGCAATTAATAGTTCTATTCCCGGCTATCGAATACAAATTTATTTTGAATCAGGAAATTATTCGAAGTCGAAAGCCGTAGAAGTTAAGAAAGCTTTTGAATCAGACTATCTCGGTTACAGTGCGTATATATCATTTAATGAACCATATTATCGTGTCAGGGTGGGAGACTTTAGAACAAAAATTGAGGCTGTAGGTTTTTTAAAGAAAATACTGAGAAAATATCCCAACGCCTTTGAGGTAAAAGATATGATTTCTTTTGGTAATTTTGAAAGTGTAACTAAATTTTAA
- a CDS encoding sensor histidine kinase yields the protein MRESTRLSLRMTGIISLFYFMGLAYIYLISNIEIGYFLGVFFIFAIFTFWIIRLHTENYIYQKIKVIYKTIKDQKRNKSTKILERKQAIPSIENVHHEVIAWSKEYQEKIQELQSLERYRKEYIGNISHELKTPLFNIQGYISTLLDGGLKDENINLKYLNRTEKSVERLIKIVEELDTISKIESGELILNKSRFNILDLTKEIFDIYEEKANKKSCQLIFIKKYDQPIFVYADREHLHTLLANLISNAIKYGAAKNGKVRLGFFEMDENILIEVSDNGSGIAKEELSRIFERFYRTDKARSRDFGGTGLGLAIVKHIIEAHKQVINVRSTIGLGTTFAFTLKKA from the coding sequence ATGCGTGAATCCACCAGATTATCACTTCGAATGACAGGAATTATTAGCCTGTTTTATTTTATGGGTTTAGCTTATATTTATCTTATTTCTAACATTGAAATTGGCTACTTCTTAGGCGTCTTTTTCATCTTTGCTATTTTTACTTTTTGGATTATTCGTCTGCATACAGAAAACTATATCTACCAAAAAATAAAAGTAATATACAAAACTATAAAAGATCAAAAACGAAATAAAAGCACCAAAATCCTTGAGCGTAAACAAGCTATACCTAGCATAGAAAATGTACACCACGAAGTAATTGCCTGGAGTAAAGAATATCAAGAAAAGATACAAGAGCTTCAAAGTTTAGAGCGTTACCGAAAAGAATATATTGGTAATATTTCGCACGAATTAAAAACTCCTCTTTTCAATATTCAGGGCTATATTTCTACTTTATTGGATGGAGGTTTAAAAGATGAAAACATAAACCTTAAATACCTTAACCGTACCGAAAAAAGTGTAGAGCGTTTAATTAAAATTGTTGAAGAACTTGATACCATTTCTAAAATTGAATCGGGAGAATTAATCTTAAATAAAAGCCGTTTTAATATTCTTGATCTGACAAAGGAAATATTTGATATCTACGAGGAAAAAGCTAACAAAAAATCTTGTCAACTTATTTTTATAAAAAAATATGACCAGCCAATCTTTGTTTATGCCGATAGAGAACATCTCCATACTCTCCTTGCTAATCTAATCAGTAACGCAATTAAATATGGTGCGGCAAAAAACGGAAAAGTCAGACTTGGTTTTTTTGAAATGGATGAAAATATCTTAATAGAAGTAAGCGATAATGGTTCGGGAATAGCAAAAGAAGAGCTATCTCGTATTTTTGAACGTTTTTACCGAACAGACAAAGCACGCTCACGCGATTTTGGAGGTACCGGACTTGGCTTAGCTATTGTTAAACATATTATCGAAGCCCACAAACAAGTAATTAATGTACGGTCCACAATTGGGCTGGGAACAACTTTTGCCTTTACATTAAAAAAAGCATAA
- the queG gene encoding tRNA epoxyqueuosine(34) reductase QueG, with product MSMPLKVNIKSASELSALIKSKAKDLGFTDCGISAADFLKEEEDNLNQWLEEGRHGLMGYMERNKEKRLDPRLLVPGAKSVISVLQNYYPEKQLETKNNYKISKYAYGKDYHYVIKKKLNLLADYIKQYYPNIIFRVFVDSAPVLDRAWAKKSGLGWIGKNSLLINRKGGSFFFIGHIILDLELKYNTNEIKDYCVNCTRCIDACPTNAIYDNRKVDARKCLSYQTIEFPKLAKRSDAELYNDWIFGCDICQDVCPWNNKFIIPHSEEMLKPIPELMNLRKEDWDTMTEMEFGEIFRGSALKRAKFSGLKETLSWINNK from the coding sequence ATGTCTATGCCATTAAAAGTAAATATAAAATCGGCAAGCGAACTAAGTGCATTGATAAAATCTAAAGCAAAAGATTTAGGATTTACTGATTGTGGGATTTCGGCAGCAGATTTTTTAAAAGAGGAAGAAGATAATCTAAACCAATGGCTTGAAGAAGGGCGACATGGTTTAATGGGATATATGGAACGCAATAAAGAAAAGCGTCTCGATCCCCGATTATTAGTTCCGGGAGCTAAATCAGTTATTAGCGTTTTACAGAATTATTATCCCGAAAAACAATTAGAAACTAAAAATAACTACAAAATATCTAAATATGCTTACGGTAAAGATTATCACTATGTAATAAAGAAAAAACTAAATCTTTTGGCTGATTACATCAAACAGTATTATCCAAATATAATCTTTCGTGTTTTTGTTGATTCAGCACCGGTTTTAGATAGAGCATGGGCAAAAAAAAGTGGCTTAGGCTGGATAGGGAAAAACAGTTTGTTAATAAATAGAAAAGGAGGCTCTTTTTTCTTTATAGGCCATATAATTCTTGATTTAGAACTAAAGTATAATACAAACGAAATAAAAGATTATTGTGTTAACTGTACGCGCTGTATTGATGCCTGTCCGACTAATGCTATTTATGATAACAGAAAAGTGGATGCCAGAAAATGTTTATCTTATCAAACTATTGAATTTCCCAAACTTGCAAAGCGGAGTGATGCTGAACTGTACAATGATTGGATATTTGGATGTGATATTTGTCAGGATGTATGCCCTTGGAACAATAAATTTATTATACCACATTCAGAAGAAATGCTAAAACCAATTCCCGAGCTTATGAATTTACGAAAAGAGGATTGGGATACAATGACAGAAATGGAATTTGGTGAAATATTTCGTGGAAGTGCTTTAAAGCGAGCTAAATTCAGTGGGCTGAAAGAAACACTCTCCTGGATAAATAATAAATAA
- a CDS encoding universal stress protein, which translates to MRAIVVGIDFLNESLSALKLAVIIAAKAKSDIILVFVNKYDKSKPIFKTPEDKLKEEVEERFKGLILKYSDKIPANKFSYRFREGKKICDVINDEAENWRAELIVLGTQGKIGLKLFSHSLAFEVIEKSTTPVITVRDGAKISNEIKKVLIPIDDTLETRQKVPFTVRMARIFGAEIHMLAIYHSAVQTVRDNVERYTRQSAEYLEANNVNFIVKSIDTKDVVNETIKYAEEIDADIVSIMTTQIGVVSNLWKGTFAEQLIDQSSIPVITVPPKELMRTLSR; encoded by the coding sequence ATGAGAGCAATAGTTGTTGGTATCGATTTTTTAAATGAGTCGCTTTCTGCTTTAAAATTGGCTGTTATTATTGCAGCTAAAGCTAAATCTGATATTATTTTAGTTTTTGTAAATAAGTACGATAAGTCGAAACCTATTTTTAAAACTCCGGAAGATAAGCTGAAGGAAGAGGTTGAAGAAAGGTTTAAAGGTTTGATACTAAAATATTCAGATAAAATCCCTGCTAATAAATTTTCCTATCGCTTTAGAGAAGGTAAAAAAATATGTGATGTAATTAATGACGAAGCAGAGAATTGGCGAGCAGAGCTAATTGTTTTAGGTACTCAAGGGAAAATAGGACTAAAGTTATTCTCTCATTCTTTAGCTTTTGAAGTAATTGAAAAATCTACTACTCCTGTTATTACTGTTAGAGATGGAGCTAAAATTTCAAACGAAATTAAGAAGGTGTTAATTCCAATTGATGATACTCTGGAAACCCGTCAGAAAGTTCCATTTACAGTTCGTATGGCGAGAATATTTGGTGCCGAGATTCATATGTTGGCAATTTATCATTCTGCAGTACAGACTGTTAGAGATAATGTAGAGCGTTATACTCGTCAATCTGCTGAGTACTTAGAAGCCAATAATGTTAATTTTATTGTAAAATCAATAGACACTAAAGATGTTGTTAATGAAACTATTAAGTATGCCGAGGAGATTGATGCTGATATTGTTTCTATTATGACTACTCAAATTGGTGTTGTTTCAAATCTTTGGAAAGGGACTTTTGCAGAACAACTCATAGATCAATCATCAATTCCGGTTATTACTGTACCTCCCAAAGAATTGATGCGAACTTTGTCTCGCTAA
- the fbaA gene encoding class II fructose-bisphosphate aldolase: MSDKIFDHIKPGVLFGEDIAKVFKIAKANQFALPAVNVTGTDTVNAVLESAKKVNSPVIIQLSNGGASFYAGKALPNDKQQASIAGGITAALHVHELAEIYGVAVIMHTDHAAKKLLPWIDGLLDAGEKFYEKNGKPLFSSHMLDLSEEPIKENIEISKKYLARMAKLGMTLEIELGITGGEEDGVDNSEVDSSKLYTQPEEVAYAYEELLKVSPNFTIAASFGNVHGVYKPGNVKLTPKILDNSQKYIEKKFNTAPQPVNFVFHGGSGSSQEDIREAISYGVIKMNIDTDTQWAFWDGVHEYYKEKKDYLQSQIGNPEGDEVPNKKYYDPRKWLRAGEESIIKRLEVAFNDLNAINRN; the protein is encoded by the coding sequence ATGTCAGATAAAATATTCGACCACATTAAACCCGGAGTTCTTTTTGGTGAAGATATAGCAAAAGTTTTCAAAATAGCTAAAGCCAATCAATTTGCTTTACCTGCGGTTAATGTAACAGGTACAGATACTGTTAATGCTGTTTTAGAAAGTGCAAAAAAAGTAAACTCTCCGGTAATTATTCAATTATCTAACGGTGGAGCCTCATTTTATGCAGGAAAAGCTCTCCCAAACGACAAACAACAAGCCTCAATTGCAGGTGGTATTACAGCTGCGTTACATGTTCATGAATTGGCAGAAATTTACGGTGTTGCAGTAATTATGCATACCGACCATGCAGCCAAGAAATTATTACCTTGGATTGATGGTCTTTTAGATGCCGGAGAAAAATTTTATGAAAAAAACGGGAAACCTCTATTTTCATCACATATGCTCGACTTATCGGAAGAGCCAATAAAAGAAAATATTGAGATATCGAAGAAATACTTAGCTAGAATGGCTAAATTGGGGATGACTTTAGAAATAGAATTAGGTATCACCGGTGGAGAAGAAGATGGAGTAGATAATAGTGAGGTAGACAGTTCTAAGCTGTATACACAACCCGAAGAAGTTGCATATGCTTATGAAGAGCTTTTAAAAGTTAGTCCAAACTTTACCATTGCTGCTTCTTTTGGAAATGTACATGGAGTTTATAAACCAGGAAATGTAAAACTTACTCCTAAAATTTTAGATAACTCTCAAAAATATATCGAGAAAAAATTCAATACAGCCCCCCAACCCGTAAATTTTGTTTTTCATGGAGGTTCAGGGTCTAGTCAGGAGGATATTAGAGAAGCAATTTCTTATGGCGTTATAAAAATGAATATCGATACTGATACACAATGGGCATTTTGGGATGGTGTTCATGAATATTATAAAGAAAAGAAAGATTATCTACAATCTCAAATTGGTAATCCCGAAGGCGATGAAGTACCTAACAAAAAGTACTATGATCCAAGAAAGTGGCTTAGAGCCGGAGAAGAATCAATAATCAAGCGTCTTGAAGTTGCTTTTAATGATTTGAATGCTATCAACAGAAATTAA
- a CDS encoding PAS domain S-box protein: protein MATFNILIVEDELISSKLLQNYLIGMGHNVVGVVPSGEEAIAYVIENNPDLILMDIELSGKLNGIETVEIIRQTKEIPTLFLTGQTDRALLERAKAVEPIGYLLKPVQAIQLEIIIEMTQKKILVDQELENYQKYLERLVVDRTKGLLEEVEKHKKSLKKIEENEIKLSAITSSANDAIIMFNEYGQINFWNLEATRVFGYKDEEIINHNIRVLFSSDSLNDEYKQSIELIQDVIENKHLSKNVELSATHMDGRSLPIEMSMATVEISGGLNIVCIVRDITERKKYLEEIERFKLIADIANYGLAITDLDGRIIYLNKYFAKIHGYETEEILGENFDLLSAENSPYDFSRMAELTLKQDGFESEEIWHVKKDQQLLPLFLNTTLIKDKKNNPTFFAFSGIDITQNKEYEKNILKSKSIAEDSDRMKSAFLSTISHELRTPLNAIIGFSELIKIGGLDTEDINDFNEEILGSGLHLLSIVEDILDVSLLEKHDLKIERTEFSLNVFLKHMYDKFKDSKRYENKAIELLMKVDVKSGDPSVDQINTDIKKLEHIFTKLLDNAYKFSDEGKIEFGYNRRNYKYEFYVKDQGVGIEKEKLKLIFDNFEQATNDENLVHNGLGLGLSIVRHLLDVMGGEIRVESEVGKGSTFYFTIEN, encoded by the coding sequence ATGGCTACATTTAATATACTAATTGTTGAAGATGAACTTATTAGCTCAAAACTACTCCAGAATTATTTAATTGGGATGGGACATAATGTTGTTGGAGTTGTGCCAAGTGGAGAAGAAGCCATTGCCTATGTTATTGAAAATAATCCGGATTTAATTTTAATGGATATTGAATTGTCGGGAAAACTAAATGGAATTGAAACCGTTGAAATTATTCGTCAAACAAAAGAAATCCCAACTTTATTTTTAACAGGTCAAACCGATAGGGCTTTGTTGGAAAGAGCTAAAGCTGTGGAGCCTATAGGCTATTTGCTAAAGCCTGTTCAGGCTATTCAGTTGGAGATAATTATTGAGATGACACAGAAAAAAATTCTGGTCGATCAAGAATTAGAAAATTATCAGAAATATTTAGAACGTTTGGTTGTAGACAGAACTAAAGGATTATTAGAGGAAGTAGAAAAGCATAAAAAGTCGTTAAAAAAGATTGAAGAGAATGAAATAAAATTAAGCGCTATAACTTCATCGGCTAATGATGCTATTATTATGTTTAATGAATATGGTCAGATTAATTTCTGGAACTTAGAAGCAACTAGGGTATTTGGCTATAAGGATGAAGAGATTATAAATCATAATATTCGAGTGCTTTTTTCGTCTGATAGTTTGAATGATGAATATAAGCAAAGTATAGAGCTTATTCAGGATGTTATTGAAAATAAACATCTCAGTAAAAATGTGGAACTCTCTGCTACTCACATGGATGGAAGAAGCCTGCCTATTGAAATGTCTATGGCAACCGTAGAGATTAGTGGAGGTCTTAATATTGTTTGTATTGTAAGGGATATTACAGAACGTAAAAAGTATCTTGAAGAAATTGAACGCTTTAAGTTGATAGCCGATATAGCAAATTATGGATTGGCAATTACTGATTTAGATGGACGTATTATTTATTTAAATAAATATTTTGCTAAAATTCATGGTTATGAGACTGAGGAAATTCTTGGCGAGAATTTTGATTTACTAAGTGCAGAAAATTCGCCTTATGATTTTAGTAGAATGGCTGAGCTTACTTTAAAGCAGGATGGTTTTGAGAGCGAAGAAATCTGGCACGTTAAAAAAGATCAACAACTACTTCCATTATTTTTGAATACTACTCTTATCAAGGATAAAAAGAATAACCCTACTTTCTTTGCTTTTTCAGGTATTGATATTACCCAAAATAAAGAATATGAAAAAAATATATTAAAATCTAAAAGTATTGCCGAAGATTCTGATCGTATGAAATCAGCCTTTCTTTCAACTATATCCCACGAATTACGTACTCCTTTGAATGCTATTATTGGCTTTTCGGAATTGATAAAAATAGGGGGGCTGGATACTGAAGATATAAATGATTTTAATGAAGAGATACTTGGTAGCGGATTACATTTGCTTTCTATTGTTGAGGATATATTAGATGTTTCTTTACTTGAAAAGCACGATTTGAAAATAGAACGTACGGAATTTTCATTGAATGTATTTTTGAAGCATATGTATGATAAGTTTAAAGATAGTAAGCGTTACGAAAATAAAGCCATCGAATTGTTAATGAAGGTAGATGTTAAGAGTGGCGATCCTTCCGTAGATCAAATTAATACAGACATTAAAAAACTAGAGCATATTTTTACCAAACTGCTTGATAATGCATATAAATTTTCTGACGAAGGGAAAATCGAATTTGGATATAATCGACGTAACTATAAGTATGAATTTTATGTAAAAGATCAAGGGGTGGGTATTGAGAAAGAGAAACTTAAACTTATCTTTGATAATTTTGAACAAGCAACAAATGATGAAAATCTTGTACATAATGGTTTAGGTCTGGGTTTATCCATTGTTCGTCACTTACTTGATGTTATGGGTGGCGAAATTCGGGTTGAATCAGAAGTGGGCAAAGGATCAACATTTTATTTTACTATTGAAAATTAA
- the ruvB gene encoding Holliday junction branch migration DNA helicase RuvB — protein sequence MNENLDASGESLDAKEKDVEQLLRPGQFINFSGQGKVVENLNIFVNAARRRDEAMDHVLLHGPPGLGKTTLSIIIANELDVGIKITSGPVLDKPGDLAGLLTNLEDRDVLFIDEIHRLSPVVEEYLYSAMEDYKIDIMIESGPNARTVQIELNQFTLIGATTRSGLLTAPLRSRFGINARLHYYDAKTLEKIVTRSAGILKVPIHIEAANEIARRSRGTPRIANLLLRRVRDFAEIKGDGKIDLKIAQYALNALNVDKFGLDEMDNRILSTMIDKFKGGPVGISTIATAVGEDTGTIEEVYEPFLIQEGFIMRTPRGREVTDAAYRHLGKFRSASQSGLFD from the coding sequence ATGAACGAAAACTTAGATGCCAGCGGAGAATCTTTAGATGCTAAAGAAAAAGATGTTGAACAGTTGCTTCGACCGGGTCAGTTTATCAATTTTTCCGGTCAAGGAAAAGTAGTTGAGAACCTTAATATCTTTGTTAATGCGGCACGTAGAAGAGACGAAGCTATGGATCATGTTCTACTTCATGGACCTCCGGGTTTAGGAAAAACTACACTTTCTATTATTATTGCTAATGAGCTTGATGTTGGAATAAAAATTACTTCCGGTCCCGTTTTGGATAAACCTGGCGATTTAGCAGGTTTACTTACAAATCTCGAAGATCGTGATGTTTTGTTTATTGATGAGATACATCGTTTAAGTCCTGTAGTTGAAGAATATCTTTACTCAGCTATGGAGGACTATAAGATTGACATTATGATTGAATCCGGACCAAATGCCCGAACAGTACAAATTGAGCTTAACCAATTTACACTAATAGGTGCAACAACACGTTCCGGATTGCTCACCGCCCCTCTCCGATCAAGATTTGGCATAAATGCACGTTTACATTATTACGATGCAAAAACCCTAGAAAAAATAGTTACTCGATCGGCAGGAATTTTAAAAGTGCCCATACATATTGAAGCTGCAAATGAAATTGCTCGTCGTAGCCGAGGAACTCCCAGAATTGCAAACCTCTTACTCCGACGCGTACGCGATTTTGCCGAAATAAAAGGCGATGGAAAAATTGATTTGAAAATTGCACAATATGCCCTAAACGCATTAAATGTTGATAAATTCGGCTTAGACGAAATGGATAACCGTATCTTATCAACTATGATTGATAAGTTCAAAGGAGGTCCGGTAGGAATTAGCACTATTGCAACGGCAGTAGGTGAAGATACAGGAACTATAGAAGAAGTTTACGAGCCTTTTCTAATCCAAGAGGGTTTTATAATGAGAACTCCACGTGGAAGAGAAGTTACAGATGCTGCTTACCGTCATCTTGGAAAATTCCGTTCTGCCAGTCAATCGGGACTTTTCGATTAA
- a CDS encoding response regulator: protein MNNTDFNINNYVWEGKNVLIAEDIMSNYNFLRLLLKKSKVNVLWVENGRDAIDTVLNNDTIDLVLLDINLPLLNGYEVVKQIKAKKPDLPVIAQTAYALGGDREKSIAAGCDDYVSKPISISVLLKKIDAFLGKK from the coding sequence ATGAACAATACTGATTTTAACATTAACAATTATGTTTGGGAAGGCAAGAATGTTTTAATTGCCGAGGATATTATGAGTAATTACAATTTCTTACGTCTTCTTTTGAAGAAATCTAAAGTGAACGTTCTTTGGGTTGAAAATGGAAGAGATGCGATAGATACTGTATTGAATAATGATACTATTGATTTGGTATTGCTCGATATTAATTTGCCTTTGCTTAATGGCTATGAAGTTGTTAAACAGATAAAAGCAAAAAAACCTGATTTACCTGTAATTGCACAAACAGCATATGCTTTGGGTGGAGATAGAGAAAAAAGTATTGCTGCCGGTTGCGATGATTATGTTTCAAAACCCATCTCCATTTCGGTTCTTTTAAAGAAAATAGATGCCTTTTTAGGTAAGAAATAA
- a CDS encoding response regulator, with product MSTETPFKYDWSDKTIMVVEDVNHNYKFLLHAIKPTKAKVLWAKNGKEAYDACKTDVQIDLILMDINMPIMNGYKAIRLIKNLNKNIPIITQTAYAFAGEREKSFAAGSDDYILKPIRTNELLSVISKYI from the coding sequence ATGAGTACAGAAACACCATTTAAGTACGATTGGTCTGATAAGACGATAATGGTTGTTGAAGATGTTAATCACAATTACAAATTTCTTCTTCACGCTATTAAACCTACAAAAGCAAAGGTTTTATGGGCAAAAAATGGCAAGGAAGCTTATGATGCTTGTAAAACGGATGTCCAAATAGATTTGATATTAATGGATATTAATATGCCAATTATGAATGGCTATAAAGCTATCCGTTTAATTAAGAATTTAAATAAAAATATTCCGATTATCACACAAACTGCTTATGCTTTTGCTGGAGAACGCGAAAAAAGTTTTGCTGCCGGAAGTGACGACTATATTTTAAAGCCAATCAGAACAAATGAATTGTTAAGTGTAATTTCTAAATACATTTAA